A portion of the Gossypium arboreum isolate Shixiya-1 chromosome 8, ASM2569848v2, whole genome shotgun sequence genome contains these proteins:
- the LOC108470220 gene encoding ran-binding protein 1 homolog a-like has product MASKEPDHEHREDDDAPAADDEDTGAQVAPIVRLEEVAVTTGEEEEDAILDLKSKLYRFDKDGNQWKERGAGTVKLLKHKKTGKVRLVMRQSKTLKICANHYVLATMTVQEHAGNDKSCLWHASDFADDELKDELFCIRFASVENCKSFMETVREVAESQKSTEENKEASAAAGLLEKLSVEEKEAKDKVEEKDVKAKEETETKEDTKKVDDSEKKDGEPEST; this is encoded by the exons ATGGCAAGCAAAGAGCCCGATCACGAGCACAGAGAAGACGATGACGCCCCCGCCGCCGATGATGAAGACACCGGTGCTCAAGTTGCCCCTATCGTCAGGCTTGAGGAAGTCGCCGTTACCACCGGCGAGGAAGAAGAAGATGCCATACTCGATCT GAAGTCGAAACTGTACCGATTTGATAAAGACGGGAATCAATGGAAAGAGAGAGGCGCTGGTACTGTGAAGCTGTTGAAGCACAAAAAGACCGGAAAAGTTCGCCTTGTTATGAGGCAATCTAAGACTCTCAAGATCTGCGCCAATCATTATG TGTTGGCAACGATGACGGTGCAGGAGCACGCAGGGAACGACAAATCGTGCCTATGGCACGCTTCTGACTTTGCTGATGATGAACTGAAAGATGAACTTTTCTGCATTCGTTTTGCATCAGTGGAAA ATTGCAAAAGCTTCATGGAAACGGTCCGAGAAGTTGCTGAATCACAAAAATCAACAGAGGAAAATAAAGAGGCATCTGCTGCAGCTGGTCTACTTGAGAAGTTGAGTGTTGAGGAAAAGGAAGCCAAGGATAAAGTGGAAGAGAAGGATGTTAAAGCAAAGGAAGAAACGGAAACAAAGGAGGATACAAAAAAAGTAGATGATAGTGAGAAGAAAGATGGGGAGCCAGAATCAACTTAA
- the LOC108468089 gene encoding zinc transporter 6, chloroplastic gives MASCVSDTARALGCRDGAAATHLKFISLFVIFFTSVIGITTPVLLARFFQGKPVYDKAILIIKCFAAGVILSTSLVHVLPDAFAALSDCQVASRHPWKDFPFAGLVTLIGALLALFVDLTASSHVEHGHKPSGDYLPVGTHDVTVGKKVGNTHSDLSNEELVKLKQRLVSQVLEIGIIFHSVIIGVTMGMSQNQCTIRPLVAALAFHQIFEGMGLGGCIAQAGFRMGTVAYMCLMFSATTPMGILLGMMVFSVTGYDDSSPNALIMEGILGSLSSGILIYMALVDLIAADFFHNKLMGSHTWLKKGSFIALALGSTSMSILAIWA, from the exons ATGGCATCGTGCGTGAGCGACACGGCTCGAGCCCTCGGCTGTAGGGACGGTGCAGCCGCCACGCACCTCAAGTTCATCTCTCTTTTCGTAATCTTCTTCACCAGCGTCATCGGCATAACTACCCCGGTCCTCCTGGCCCGTTTTTTCCAAGGAAAACCCGTGTACGACAAGGCAATTCTAATAATCAAGTGCTTCGCTGCCGGAGTCATCCTTTCAACCTCCTTGGTCCACGTCCTCCCCGACGCCTTCGCCGCCCTATCCGACTGCCAGGTCGCTTCTCGCCATCCCTGGAAAGATTTCCCCTTCGCCGGCCTTGTCACTCTAATCGGGGCTCTGCTCGCTCTTTTTGTGGACTTAACGGCTAGCTCACATGTGGAGCATGGTCATAAACCCAGTGGAGACTATTTACCGGTGGGAACGCATGATGTAACGGTGGGAAAAAAAGTGGGCAACACCCATAGTGATTTGTCGAACGAGGAATTAGTGAAGCTTAAGCAGAGACTGGTTTCCCAGGTTTTGGAGATTGGGATAATTTTCCATTCGGTGATAATCGGGGTGACGATGGGGATGTCCCAAAATCAGTGTACCATCCGACCTCTGGTCGCTGCTCTCGCCTTTCATCAGATCTTCGAAGGCATGGGCCTCGGTGGCTGCATTGCACAG GCAGGTTTCAGAATGGGGACAGTGGCGTACATGTGCTTAATGTTTTCGGCGACGACCCCGATGGGAATATTGTTGGGAATGATGGTGTTTTCGGTGACGGGATACGATGACAGTAGCCCTAATGCATTAATAATGGAAGGTATATTGGGTTCATTGTCGTCGGGTATTCTCATCTATATGGCTTTGGTCGATCTCATTGCTGCCGATTTCTTCCATAACAAGTTGATGGGTTCACATACGTGGTTGAAAAAGGGTTCATTCATTGCCCTTGCTCTTGGCTCCACCTCTATGTCTATCCTTGCAATTTGGGCTTGA
- the LOC108467713 gene encoding potassium transporter 1: protein MNPSEEFLEQGISQQNLRKASCMTVATLAYQSLGVVYGDLSTSPLYVYKTTFSGKLSLHENDEEIYGVFSFIFWTFTLIALFKYTLIVMSADDNGEGGTFALYSLLCRHARLSILPNQQATDEKLSAYATHGSVETWQSSALKSFFEKHPRFRTGLFILVLLGTCMAIGDGVLTPTISVLSAVSGVRLKITALHENYVVLISCVIIVGLFSLQHHGTNRVAFMFAPIVAAWLLCISSIGIYNIFRWNPHIFHALSPVYMLKFLKRTGIEGWISLGGVVLSITGVETMFADLGHFSSLSIRVAFSFLVYPCLVLAYMGEAAFLSKHHEDIQRSFYKAIPEAVFWPVFIVATFAAVVGSQAVISATFSIISQCCALNCFPFVKIIHTSSKIYGQIYIPEVNWILMCLCLAVTIGLRDTNMMGHAYGLAVTTVMFVTTCLMALVMIIVWKQRIAIAVAFLVIFGSMELLYISASVYKIPEGGWIPLALSFIFMAIMYIWNYGTTKKHEFDVENKVSMNRIVCLGPSLGMVRVPGIGLIYTNLVSGVPAVFGHFVTNLPAFHQVLVFVCVKSVQVPYISEKDRLMIGRVGPKEYCMFRCIVRYGYKDLQQENYDFENRLVSGIVQFVEAEEDTTLKTTFISSCGREVGNMDIEKFDAQNQDHSFTNSKSSDILETKIRKGHGGGAPLKDESLQILRAKESGVAFILGHSYAKAKKSSSIVKKFAINVVYSFLSKNCREPDVVLNVPHTSLLEVGMIYHV from the exons ATGAATCCTTCAGAAGAGTTTTTAGAACAAGGAATATCTCAACAG AACTTGAGGAAGGCATCTTGCATGACGGTGGCAACTTTAGCTTATCAAAGTCTTGGGGTTGTATATGGTGACCTCAGCACCTCTCCTCTCTATGTTTACAAGACCACCTTCTCAGGGAAGCTGAGCCTTCATGAGAATGATGAAGAGATTTATGGCGTCTTTTCCTTCATCTTCTGGACTTTTACTCTCATTGCTCTCTTTAAATATACTTTGATTGTCATGTCTGCTGATGATAATGGTGAAG GTGGTACATTTGCGTTGTATTCTCTGCTGTGCCGACATGCGAGGCTAAGCATTCTACCTAATCAACAAGCCACAGATGAAAAGTTGTCTGCATATGCAACACATGGATCCGTGGAGACATGGCAGAGCTCTGCTCTCAAGTCGTTCTTTGAGAAACACCCTAGATTTCGTACTGGCTTGTTCATTTTGGTTCTTCTTGGGACCTGTATGGCAATAGGCGATGGAGTACTTACACCTACAATATCAG TTCTTTCAGCAGTTTCAGGAGTCAGACTTAAGATCACAGCACTGCATGAGA ATTATGTTGTTTTGATCTCATGCGTCATCATTGTGGGGCTGTTCTCACTTCAGCATCACGGAACGAACAGAGTTGCTTTCATGTTTGCTCCGATTGTCGCAGCATGGCTTCTGTGCATTAGCAGTATTGGTATATATAACATATTTAGATGGAATCCACACATATTTCATGCACTTTCTCCAGTTTACATGTTGAAGTTCCTTAAGAGGACAGGCATAGAAGGATGGATCTCATTAGGAGGAGTGGTTCTCTCAATCACAG GTGTGGAGACAATGTTTGCTGATTTGGGCCATTTCTCTTCACTGTCAATAAGG GTAGCTTTCTCTTTTTTGGTATATCCCTGCCTGGTTCTTGCATATATGGGAGAGGCTGCTTTCCTCTCTAAACACCATGAAGATATCCAGAGAAGCTTTTATAAAGCCATACCAG AAGCTGTTTTTTGGCCAGTGTTCATTGTGGCAACTTTTGCTGCTGTTGTTGGAAGTCAAGCTGTAATATCAGCTACGTTCTCCATTATAAGCCAGTGTTGTGCATTGAATTGCTTCCCCTTTGTGAAAATCATTCATACTTCGAGTAAAATATATGGGCAGATTTATATCCCAGAGGTCAATTGGATATTAATGTGTCTTTGTTTAGCTGTGACAATAGGATTGAGAGACACCAACATGATGGGTCATGCATATG GTCTGGCAGTCACTACAGTTATGTTTGTGACAACCTGCTTAATGGCATTGGTGATGATAATCGTTTGGAAGCAAAGGATAGCTATTGCAGTTGCATTCTTAGTGATTTTTGGATCGATGGAACTGCTTTACATCTCGGCATCTGTTTACAAGATCCCGGAAGGGGGTTGGATTCCTCTAGCACTTTCTTTCATTTTTATGGCTATAATGTATATATGGAACTATGGAACAACTAAGAAGCACGAATTTGATGTGGAGAACAAGGTATCGATGAATAGGATCGTGTGTTTAGGCCCTAGCCTTGGCATGGTAAGGGTCCCTGGGATCGGTCTTATTTACACTAATCTGGTATCCGGGGTCCCTGCAGTTTTTGGACACTTTGTCACAAACTTACCTGCATTCCATCAGGTGCTGGTTTTTGTTTGTGTCAAATCTGTACAAGTTCCATACATTAGCGAAAAAGACCGGTTGATGATTGGTAGGGTAGGTCCAAAGGAGTACTGCATGTTCCGGTGCATCGTCAGGTACGGTTACAAAGATCTGCAGCAAGAAAACTACGATTTTGAGAACCGATTGGTGTCGGGAATAGTACAGTTTGTGGAAGCAGAAGAAGATACTActttgaaaacaacttttatatCATCATGTGGAAGAGAGGTAGGGAACATGGATATTGAAAAATTTGATGCACAAAACCAGGATCATAGTTTCACAAATTCAAAGTCAAGTGATATTTTGGAGACAAAAATCAGGAAGGGGCATGGAGGAGGGGCTCCCCTTAAAGATGAGTCACTGCAGATACTGAGAGCCAAAGAATCAGGGGTTGCATTTATACTAGGCCATTCATATGCAAAGGCAAAGAAATCATCTTCCATAGTGaagaaatttgccataaatgtgGTATACTCTTTTCTGAGCAAGAATTGCAGGGAACCTGATGTGGTATTGAATGTGCCTCATACTTCTTTGCTAGAAGTAGGTATGATCTATCATGTCTAA